A window of the Salvelinus sp. IW2-2015 linkage group LG3, ASM291031v2, whole genome shotgun sequence genome harbors these coding sequences:
- the LOC111949485 gene encoding mitochondrial inner membrane protease ATP23 homolog has translation MDQNKQQEEDYGYNLFPERNSGKFQKGSIAESLFTFNHKCQVMLQFAMETSPYAKLLLGAMKSSGCAVYKDRHFSCEDCDGTVSGGFDATSSQIVLCQNNIHQQSHMNRVVTHELIHAFDHCRAHVDWFNNFKHLACSEIRAANLSGDCSFHNEVSRFNFGLKKHHQECVRGRALRSILAVRKVSREEAEKVVDEVFDTCFNDHAPFGRIPHDKKDANFAYRDFENRDRYYANL, from the exons ATGGATCAAAATAAACAGCAAGAAGAGGACTATGGATATAACCTATTCCCGGAGAGGAATTCCGGAAAGTTTCAAAAGGGATCGATAGCAGAAAGCTTGTTCACTTTCAATCACAAATGTCAGGTCATGCTACAATTCGCAATGGAAACAA GTCCATATGCAAAGCTTCTCCTTGGAGCCATGAAAAGCTCAGGATG TGCAGTGTACAAAGATAGACATTTCTCCTGTGAAGACTGTGATGGGACTGTCAGTGGTGGTTTTGATGCAACATCATCACAA ATTGTTTTGTGTCAGAATAATATTCACCAGCAGTCCCACATGAACCGAGTGGTTACACATGAGCTCATCCATGCCTTTGACCACTGCCGGGCGCATGTGGATTGGTTTAACAACTTCAAGCACTTGGCCTGCTCAGAG ATTCGAGCAGCCAATCTCAGTGGGGATTGCTCCTTCCACAATGAAGTATCCAGGTTCAACTTTGGCCTCAAGAAGCACCATCAG GAATGTGTTCGGGGACGTGCCTTGCGCTCCATCCTTGCTGTTAGGAAGGTGAGccgagaggaggcagagaaagtgGTGGACGAGGTATTCGATACCTGCTTCAATGACCACGCCCCCTTTGGCCGCATCCCACATGACAAGAAGGATGCCAATTTTGCCTACAGAGATTTTGAGAACCGAGATCGGTATTACGCAAACCTTTAA
- the LOC111949448 gene encoding RNA polymerase II-associated protein 3 isoform X1, with translation MVGMSENKAIELQLQMRQNAEDLHNFMKDLDSWETDIKKKDEQLRSGSVGESQKSLPPVRNKDYKKKREKKKASDNNAKTEPKQAPRIKSYDYQSWDKFDVDKALESMDKEDSAAESNDSESEDSGVPATDQDKALAEKEKGNQLFKEGKYDDAIECYTRGMGADPYNPVLPTNRAACFFRLKKFAVAESDCNLSIALDSNYFKAFAXRGAARFAQQNYESALEDYVMVLKLDPGNLEAQNEVMKCKEVIAKLGGKAESPEAAVVTPPVVDVKQQQLMEEQQRRQEAVVQKDRGNAYFKEGKYEAAVEYYTKGMEADSTNVLLPANRAMAYLKLQRYKEAEEDCSKAIALBGTYSKAFARRGTARAALGLLKQAKEDFEEVLKLEPGNKQAFHEMKKIAIDMGTSGLLATEEHAQRRTVLPVNKPPHLQSTKPLRRVDIEEVGGKILVQKEPSAVFTSTTAPCVRPQKTTSIADTVREGQGEASPPSTSPSAKILKIEEISNIPSHSPVKGPEGGAVRAQTQKHREATVSEPTEPPATPSTEVVPPAPTNSFQLEADLRKIGNGPEVIYKYLKQIQPQAYAKIFQSSLEPDMLNQILRTLQSFYIKNEEPPVILEILRNLAGVRRFDMAVMFMSIPEKKVLQELFDFLRQAGLEDASVGALRKKYGV, from the exons ATG GTAGGCATGTCTGAAAACAAAGCCATTGAACTCCAACTGCAAATGCGACAAAATGCAGAGGACCTGCATAATTTCATGAAAGATCTTGACAGCTGGGAAACTGACATAAAGAAGAAGGATGAGCAACTAAGAAGTGGGAGCGTTGGCGAGTCTCAA AAAAGCCTCCCACCAGTGCGAAACAAGGACTACaaaaagaagagggagaaaaagaaggCATCAGACAACAATGCAAAGACTGAACCAAAACAAGCACCCAGGATAAAGTCTTATGACTATCAGTCATGGGACAAATTTGATGTG GACAAGGCTTTGGAGTCCATGGATAAAGAGGACAGCGCTGCTGAGTCCAATGACTCTGAATCTGAGGATTCTGGGGTTCCTGCTACTGACCAAGACAAAGCTCTTGCTGAGAAGGAGAAA GGTAATCAGCTGTTTAAAGAAGGGAAGTATGATGATGCCATTGAGTGTTACACCAGAGGCATGGGTGCAGACCCTTATAACCCCGTTCTGCCTACAAACCGAGCTGCCTGCTTCTTCAGACTCAAAAA GTTTGCTGTTGCCGAGTCTGACTGCAACTTGTCCATCGCTTTGGACAGTAACTACTTCAAAGCATTTGCACRAAGAGGCGCGGCTCGATTCGCCCAGCAAAATTATGAATCTGCCCTAGAAG ATTATGTAATGGTGCTCAAGCTGGATCCTGGGAACCTGGAAGCACAGAATGAAGTGATGAAATGCAAAGAG GTCATTGCTAAACTGGGTGGAAAGGCAGAAAGCCCAGAGGCTGCAGTGGTGACGCCACCTGTGGTGGACGTCAAGCAACAGCAGCTCATGGAGGAacagcagaggagacaggaggcgGTGGTGCAGAAAGACAGG GGGAACGCATACTTCAAAGAGGGGAAGTATGAGGCTGCAGTAGAGTACTACACCAAGGGCATGGAAGCGGACAGCACCAATGTCCTCCTTCCTGCCAACCGGGCCATGGCTTACTTAAAGCTGCAGAG ATATAAAGAGGCTGAGGAGGACTGCAGTAAAGCCATAGCCCTGRATGGCACCTACTCAAAGGCCTTTGCCCGCAGAGGTACAGCTAGGGCTGCTCTGGGACTGCTAAAACAAGCTAAAGAAG aTTTTGAGGAGGTCCTGAARCTAGAACCAGGAAACAAGCAGGCATTTCATGAGATGAAGAAGATTGCAATT GACATGGGCACCAGTGGTCTGCTGGCAACAGAGGAGCATGCACAGCGGAGAACAGTACTGCCAGTTAACAAACCACCTCATCTGCAGTCAACC AAACCATTGAGGagagtggacattgaggaggttgGTGGAAAGATCCTTGTCCAGAAGGAGCCCTCGGCTGTGTTCACTTCAACCACAGCCCCCTGTGTTAGGCCCCAGAAGACCACCTCCATCGCAGACACTGTGAGAGAGGGTCAGGGTGAGGCctcacctccctctacctcccccagCGCTAAGATCCTGAAGATTGAAGAAATATCAAACATCCCCTCACATTCCCCTGTCAA AGGGCCCGAGGGGGGTGCTGTGAGAGCACAGACACAGAAGCACAGGGAGGCAACTGTCAGTGAACCAACAGAACCGCCTGCTACACCCTCAACTGAGGTCGTACCTCCTGCCCCCACCAACAGCTTCCAGCTAGAGGCAGACCTAAGGAAGATTGGAAATGGCCCTGAAGTTATCTACAAGTATTTGAAG CAAATCCAGCCTCAGGCGTACGCAAAGATCTTCCAGAGCTCTCTTGAGCCAGACATGCTCAATCAGATTCTGAGGACGTTACAAAGCTTCTACATCAA GAATGAAGAGCCACCTGTCATACTGGAGATCCTCAGGAATCTGGCCGGTGTGAGGCGGTTCGACATGGCTGTCATGTTCATGTCCATCCCTGAGAAGAAAG ttctACAAGAATTGTTTGACTTTCTTCGTCAAGCTGGACTTGAGGACGCTTCAGTAGGAGCCCTGCGAAAGAAGTATGGAGTGTGA
- the LOC111949448 gene encoding RNA polymerase II-associated protein 3 isoform X2, translating into MSENKAIELQLQMRQNAEDLHNFMKDLDSWETDIKKKDEQLRSGSVGESQKSLPPVRNKDYKKKREKKKASDNNAKTEPKQAPRIKSYDYQSWDKFDVDKALESMDKEDSAAESNDSESEDSGVPATDQDKALAEKEKGNQLFKEGKYDDAIECYTRGMGADPYNPVLPTNRAACFFRLKKFAVAESDCNLSIALDSNYFKAFAXRGAARFAQQNYESALEDYVMVLKLDPGNLEAQNEVMKCKEVIAKLGGKAESPEAAVVTPPVVDVKQQQLMEEQQRRQEAVVQKDRGNAYFKEGKYEAAVEYYTKGMEADSTNVLLPANRAMAYLKLQRYKEAEEDCSKAIALBGTYSKAFARRGTARAALGLLKQAKEDFEEVLKLEPGNKQAFHEMKKIAIDMGTSGLLATEEHAQRRTVLPVNKPPHLQSTKPLRRVDIEEVGGKILVQKEPSAVFTSTTAPCVRPQKTTSIADTVREGQGEASPPSTSPSAKILKIEEISNIPSHSPVKGPEGGAVRAQTQKHREATVSEPTEPPATPSTEVVPPAPTNSFQLEADLRKIGNGPEVIYKYLKQIQPQAYAKIFQSSLEPDMLNQILRTLQSFYIKNEEPPVILEILRNLAGVRRFDMAVMFMSIPEKKVLQELFDFLRQAGLEDASVGALRKKYGV; encoded by the exons ATGTCTGAAAACAAAGCCATTGAACTCCAACTGCAAATGCGACAAAATGCAGAGGACCTGCATAATTTCATGAAAGATCTTGACAGCTGGGAAACTGACATAAAGAAGAAGGATGAGCAACTAAGAAGTGGGAGCGTTGGCGAGTCTCAA AAAAGCCTCCCACCAGTGCGAAACAAGGACTACaaaaagaagagggagaaaaagaaggCATCAGACAACAATGCAAAGACTGAACCAAAACAAGCACCCAGGATAAAGTCTTATGACTATCAGTCATGGGACAAATTTGATGTG GACAAGGCTTTGGAGTCCATGGATAAAGAGGACAGCGCTGCTGAGTCCAATGACTCTGAATCTGAGGATTCTGGGGTTCCTGCTACTGACCAAGACAAAGCTCTTGCTGAGAAGGAGAAA GGTAATCAGCTGTTTAAAGAAGGGAAGTATGATGATGCCATTGAGTGTTACACCAGAGGCATGGGTGCAGACCCTTATAACCCCGTTCTGCCTACAAACCGAGCTGCCTGCTTCTTCAGACTCAAAAA GTTTGCTGTTGCCGAGTCTGACTGCAACTTGTCCATCGCTTTGGACAGTAACTACTTCAAAGCATTTGCACRAAGAGGCGCGGCTCGATTCGCCCAGCAAAATTATGAATCTGCCCTAGAAG ATTATGTAATGGTGCTCAAGCTGGATCCTGGGAACCTGGAAGCACAGAATGAAGTGATGAAATGCAAAGAG GTCATTGCTAAACTGGGTGGAAAGGCAGAAAGCCCAGAGGCTGCAGTGGTGACGCCACCTGTGGTGGACGTCAAGCAACAGCAGCTCATGGAGGAacagcagaggagacaggaggcgGTGGTGCAGAAAGACAGG GGGAACGCATACTTCAAAGAGGGGAAGTATGAGGCTGCAGTAGAGTACTACACCAAGGGCATGGAAGCGGACAGCACCAATGTCCTCCTTCCTGCCAACCGGGCCATGGCTTACTTAAAGCTGCAGAG ATATAAAGAGGCTGAGGAGGACTGCAGTAAAGCCATAGCCCTGRATGGCACCTACTCAAAGGCCTTTGCCCGCAGAGGTACAGCTAGGGCTGCTCTGGGACTGCTAAAACAAGCTAAAGAAG aTTTTGAGGAGGTCCTGAARCTAGAACCAGGAAACAAGCAGGCATTTCATGAGATGAAGAAGATTGCAATT GACATGGGCACCAGTGGTCTGCTGGCAACAGAGGAGCATGCACAGCGGAGAACAGTACTGCCAGTTAACAAACCACCTCATCTGCAGTCAACC AAACCATTGAGGagagtggacattgaggaggttgGTGGAAAGATCCTTGTCCAGAAGGAGCCCTCGGCTGTGTTCACTTCAACCACAGCCCCCTGTGTTAGGCCCCAGAAGACCACCTCCATCGCAGACACTGTGAGAGAGGGTCAGGGTGAGGCctcacctccctctacctcccccagCGCTAAGATCCTGAAGATTGAAGAAATATCAAACATCCCCTCACATTCCCCTGTCAA AGGGCCCGAGGGGGGTGCTGTGAGAGCACAGACACAGAAGCACAGGGAGGCAACTGTCAGTGAACCAACAGAACCGCCTGCTACACCCTCAACTGAGGTCGTACCTCCTGCCCCCACCAACAGCTTCCAGCTAGAGGCAGACCTAAGGAAGATTGGAAATGGCCCTGAAGTTATCTACAAGTATTTGAAG CAAATCCAGCCTCAGGCGTACGCAAAGATCTTCCAGAGCTCTCTTGAGCCAGACATGCTCAATCAGATTCTGAGGACGTTACAAAGCTTCTACATCAA GAATGAAGAGCCACCTGTCATACTGGAGATCCTCAGGAATCTGGCCGGTGTGAGGCGGTTCGACATGGCTGTCATGTTCATGTCCATCCCTGAGAAGAAAG ttctACAAGAATTGTTTGACTTTCTTCGTCAAGCTGGACTTGAGGACGCTTCAGTAGGAGCCCTGCGAAAGAAGTATGGAGTGTGA
- the LOC111949448 gene encoding RNA polymerase II-associated protein 3 isoform X3, with translation MDKEDSAAESNDSESEDSGVPATDQDKALAEKEKGNQLFKEGKYDDAIECYTRGMGADPYNPVLPTNRAACFFRLKKFAVAESDCNLSIALDSNYFKAFAXRGAARFAQQNYESALEDYVMVLKLDPGNLEAQNEVMKCKEVIAKLGGKAESPEAAVVTPPVVDVKQQQLMEEQQRRQEAVVQKDRGNAYFKEGKYEAAVEYYTKGMEADSTNVLLPANRAMAYLKLQRYKEAEEDCSKAIALBGTYSKAFARRGTARAALGLLKQAKEDFEEVLKLEPGNKQAFHEMKKIAIDMGTSGLLATEEHAQRRTVLPVNKPPHLQSTKPLRRVDIEEVGGKILVQKEPSAVFTSTTAPCVRPQKTTSIADTVREGQGEASPPSTSPSAKILKIEEISNIPSHSPVKGPEGGAVRAQTQKHREATVSEPTEPPATPSTEVVPPAPTNSFQLEADLRKIGNGPEVIYKYLKQIQPQAYAKIFQSSLEPDMLNQILRTLQSFYIKNEEPPVILEILRNLAGVRRFDMAVMFMSIPEKKVLQELFDFLRQAGLEDASVGALRKKYGV, from the exons ATGGATAAAGAGGACAGCGCTGCTGAGTCCAATGACTCTGAATCTGAGGATTCTGGGGTTCCTGCTACTGACCAAGACAAAGCTCTTGCTGAGAAGGAGAAA GGTAATCAGCTGTTTAAAGAAGGGAAGTATGATGATGCCATTGAGTGTTACACCAGAGGCATGGGTGCAGACCCTTATAACCCCGTTCTGCCTACAAACCGAGCTGCCTGCTTCTTCAGACTCAAAAA GTTTGCTGTTGCCGAGTCTGACTGCAACTTGTCCATCGCTTTGGACAGTAACTACTTCAAAGCATTTGCACRAAGAGGCGCGGCTCGATTCGCCCAGCAAAATTATGAATCTGCCCTAGAAG ATTATGTAATGGTGCTCAAGCTGGATCCTGGGAACCTGGAAGCACAGAATGAAGTGATGAAATGCAAAGAG GTCATTGCTAAACTGGGTGGAAAGGCAGAAAGCCCAGAGGCTGCAGTGGTGACGCCACCTGTGGTGGACGTCAAGCAACAGCAGCTCATGGAGGAacagcagaggagacaggaggcgGTGGTGCAGAAAGACAGG GGGAACGCATACTTCAAAGAGGGGAAGTATGAGGCTGCAGTAGAGTACTACACCAAGGGCATGGAAGCGGACAGCACCAATGTCCTCCTTCCTGCCAACCGGGCCATGGCTTACTTAAAGCTGCAGAG ATATAAAGAGGCTGAGGAGGACTGCAGTAAAGCCATAGCCCTGRATGGCACCTACTCAAAGGCCTTTGCCCGCAGAGGTACAGCTAGGGCTGCTCTGGGACTGCTAAAACAAGCTAAAGAAG aTTTTGAGGAGGTCCTGAARCTAGAACCAGGAAACAAGCAGGCATTTCATGAGATGAAGAAGATTGCAATT GACATGGGCACCAGTGGTCTGCTGGCAACAGAGGAGCATGCACAGCGGAGAACAGTACTGCCAGTTAACAAACCACCTCATCTGCAGTCAACC AAACCATTGAGGagagtggacattgaggaggttgGTGGAAAGATCCTTGTCCAGAAGGAGCCCTCGGCTGTGTTCACTTCAACCACAGCCCCCTGTGTTAGGCCCCAGAAGACCACCTCCATCGCAGACACTGTGAGAGAGGGTCAGGGTGAGGCctcacctccctctacctcccccagCGCTAAGATCCTGAAGATTGAAGAAATATCAAACATCCCCTCACATTCCCCTGTCAA AGGGCCCGAGGGGGGTGCTGTGAGAGCACAGACACAGAAGCACAGGGAGGCAACTGTCAGTGAACCAACAGAACCGCCTGCTACACCCTCAACTGAGGTCGTACCTCCTGCCCCCACCAACAGCTTCCAGCTAGAGGCAGACCTAAGGAAGATTGGAAATGGCCCTGAAGTTATCTACAAGTATTTGAAG CAAATCCAGCCTCAGGCGTACGCAAAGATCTTCCAGAGCTCTCTTGAGCCAGACATGCTCAATCAGATTCTGAGGACGTTACAAAGCTTCTACATCAA GAATGAAGAGCCACCTGTCATACTGGAGATCCTCAGGAATCTGGCCGGTGTGAGGCGGTTCGACATGGCTGTCATGTTCATGTCCATCCCTGAGAAGAAAG ttctACAAGAATTGTTTGACTTTCTTCGTCAAGCTGGACTTGAGGACGCTTCAGTAGGAGCCCTGCGAAAGAAGTATGGAGTGTGA
- the LOC111949481 gene encoding cell adhesion molecule CEACAM5-like yields MVLLCTFSLPLLLTCLAGTLASEREQGRTSEETTPYGPSYVKISGVNTVTVEVPYGFQCSANCFPACTFTWARGGLTTQGPELNLQLKEQVPPQVLICMAINPTTGKSVTVSKTVNVTAGPSNIKISGPDILSSGVTSNFSCSADCYPSCSYTWTISSEAQSTVTTKYGQTISVTPDSWEIAEELICDAQDTVSLLYISTYVTPYVARGPGAILIXGASSVTVGDTYNFVCLVYCTPSCNFTWTFNGKIFNGDEIQLPIFHKGDKPMVGSKLVVTVDEYRHNEALTCEAKNVASGASAVSTKILSVTDPISVQPVSQDKPLAHQPFSLQCVGSQNPASILWIKNGLPMAVSGRVSLSPNNITMSFSPLLQSDSGLYQCIVSQGGAPIKGVGYQLNVNYGPLQAVIIQSGKGPVGKVLYLLPGSKTALQCSALCYPTCTYTWIYKGRLAEMNASFSLTPETTMDGGPLSCVAYNSVTNDKSTANTSVVLIDGPSNVTISGPGALEVGVKASFKCIAQCSPSCSYTWSVYGRTMHGSVVDITVNRHVATESFSCEAHNTITGKIGTANETLSVTDSHWCGC; encoded by the exons ATGGTTCTCCTCTGCACATTTAGTCTGCCTCTGCTGCTCACCTGCCTGGCAG GAACACTtgccagtgagagagagcagggcaggACATCGGAGGAAACCACACCAT ATGGGCCGTCCTATGTGAAGATCAGTGGGGTGAACACAGTGACGGTGGAGgttccctatggcttccagtGCTCAGCCAATTGTTTCCCAGCCTGCACCTTCACCTGGGCCAGAGGAGGGCTCACCACCCAGGGCCCAGAGCTCAACCTCCAGCTGAAGGAGCAGGTTCCTCCACAGGTCCTGATCTGTATGGCTATAAACCCCACCACTGGGAAGTCAGTGACGGTCAGCAAAACAGTCAACGTGACGG ctGGACCGTCCAATATAAAGATCTCAGGTCCTGATATACTGTCCAGTGGAGTGACGTCCAACTTTTCCTGCTCTGCTGATTGCTACCCGTCCTGCTCCTACACCTGGACAATTAGTTCTGAAGCACAAAGCACAGTGACCACCAAATATGGTCAAACCATCTCTGTCACACCTGACTCCTGGGAGATTGCAGAGGAATTGATCTGTGATGCTCAGGACACTGTCTCACTCCTCTACATCTCAACCTATGTCACACCTTACGTGGCCC GTGGACCGGGGGCCATTTTGATCAYGGGTGCCAGCTCAGTGACAGTAGGAGACACTTACAACTTTGTGTGCCTTGTTTACTGCACCCCCTCCTGTAACTTTACCTGGACATTCAATGGAAAGATCTTCAATGGCGACGAGATCCAGTTGCCCATCTTCCATAAGGGCGATAAGCCSATGGTTGGCAGTAAACTGGTGGTTACTGTTGATGAGTACAGGCACAATGAGGCACTGACGTGTGAGGCCAAAAATGTTGCCTCAGGGGCCTCTGCTGTTAGCACCAAGATCCTCAGCGTCACTG ATCCTATCTCCGTACAGCCGGTGTCCCAGGACAAGCCCTTGGCACACCAGCCCTTCTCACTGCAGTGTGTGGGCTCTCAGAATCCAGCCTCCATTTTGTGGATAAAAAATGGCCTCCCTATGGCTGTGTCCGGCAGGGTCAGTCTCTCCCCCAACAACATCACTATGTCTTTTAGTCCTCTGCTCCAGTCTGATAGTGGGCTGTACCAATGCATCGTTTCTCAGGGGGGAGCACCCATCAAAGGGGTTGGGTACCAACTGAATGTAAATT ATGGACCACTTCAAGCTGTTATCATCCAATCTGGCAAAGGCCCAGTAGGTAAAGTCCTGTATCTCCTGCCTGGATCAAAAACAGCCCTTCAGTGTTCGGCCCTGTGCTACCCCACCTGTACCTACACCTGGATATACAAGGGGAGGCTGGCAGAGATGAACGCCTCCTTCTCCCTCACACCTGAGACCACCATGGACGGAGGACCCCTCAGCTGTGTGGCTTACAATTCAGTGACCAATGACAAGAGCACTGCCAATACCTCAGTTGTGTTAATTG ATGGACCATCTAACGTGACCATCTCAGGACCAGGTGCCCTAGAGGTAGGGGTCAAGGCCAGCTTCAAGTGTATTGCCCAGTGCTCTCCCTCTTGCAGCTACACCTGGAGTGTGTATGGTCGGACCATGCACGGCAGTGTGGTTGATATAACCGTCAACCGTCACGTGGCCACTGAGTCTTTCAGCTGCGAGGCACACAACACGATCACCGGGAAGATAGGCACAGCCAATGAGACACTCAGTGTCACAG ATTCTCACTGGTGTGGATGTTGA